The stretch of DNA taaaataaaactgtctggaAATAAGCAcgcagctaaagtaaaatagatggggacttcagaattgcggacgccatgcagttatacctcaagtctcctctggtagctgaaatccgagcaagtctatggtacgccgctgggaccaactccaaaatctgcacaagaagtgcagagtgtagtatcagtacaaccgaccccatgtactggtaagtgttgagcctaacctcgacgaagtagtgacgaggataaggtggttcacttacattaacatgtacgcaatattaataacaacaacaaatactagaaataaatcaggtaactcacttataataattgaagctaactcagcagtcataatccattattatttcatccAATTTTGTTAaagcgtgcaactcgctctcacagtatattcacattcaattctattgcagcgtgcaacccgctctcccaatatattccttttaatcaagtctgtcatatatttatttcaatcaagtatatatatagacttttaaataagtctgttgcggcgtacaatccgatctcccaatattgacttttaaataagtctattgcggcgtgcaatccgatctcccaatatatatatatactttcattttcgttgcggtgtgcaacccgttcccccaatataattttaaacaactcataaatgtaataatacttactctaataaataccacgtccaatgagaaattattaagcatcaaggcacacaataattataatttatttatgaaccaaataatgataaataataatttattatgaaaatcatagagaaattaggtagtttaatatttaatatgttaaatgtcaaataacaattaaaatacataattcaaatagcatgtaacaattaatgcaggaattcaaaaattaatatttgacaaagaatatgagagaaataattattataataattaatttatgatttaaaataatttatgatttttcaagtaagcaggcaaacaattaatttgacgacgtatagacactcgtgacctcgcctatacgtcgttcacatgtaattcacataacaaataatttaagggttttcttccctcaagtcaagattaaccatgacacttacctcgctttgctaattccaatcaattactcaaccataacttttccttttaaatttgtctcctaaaacttcaaatctatttataaacaattcaatatactcaatacgaatcataggaaataatttcatatgaatttactaattttccgaataaaatccgaaattcattaaaatattcggcagtgggacccacatctcaaatctcaaaaaaacttacgaaatccgaacacccattccgagacgagtctggatatacaattggttttggaatccgacctcaattcgaggtctaaatccccaaattttgaaattcctaagttctacccaaaatcctaatttcaccataaaaattctagattctaggttgaaatcttgttataagatgtaaaagatagaaagaaaagagttaggaatcacttacctatgatttggggaagatttggtccttggaaaatcgcctcttaaggcttagggttttgaaaatatgaagaatgaatgaaaaatcctgtctaagccccttttactcagctgcaggtgtcgcaattgcgacctgagcttcgcaaatgcgaagctcgcaattgcgaaggaacAATCGTAATtgtgatgcccttcacaatcccgctgccttcgcaaatgcgaggaaagtgtcgcatttgcgatctctgaacctcgcaaatgcgagtaaatgttcacatttgcgaacctgcccttcccagactcccttcgcaattgcgaagaaaatctcgcaattgcgagaacatgcTGGCCCAGGCCTTCTTTGTAATTGCGATAGATACCTCGCAATTGCCAGGCCTGTttattttgcatttgcgaagcctgatctcgcaattgcgagatcagaggcctgcaacaggttcagttataccagcaaaattttccaagttcaaaacatcccgtggcctatccgaaactcacccgagctctcggggctccaaacagAATATgcccacaagtctaaaaatatcatacgaacttgctcatgcgatcaaattactaaaataacacctaaaactatggatttatcaccaaaactcatgaattcctcaagaacatttcaaaactactatcttctcaaccggacgtccgaatcacatcaaatcaactccgatttctaccaaatttcacatacatgacttatatattatattaaacttGTACCaggctctggaaccaaaatacgggcccgataccaaagagatcaaacattaatcaatttctttaaatccatagaatttcagtcttacaattttcatcaaaaattcatttctcgaGCTAGGAAccttggaattcgattctgggcatatgcccaagtcccatattttacTATGGACCTTCCGGGAATGTCAGAACACCGATTcaagtccgtttactcaaaatcatgatcaaattaactaaaaattaattttaaatcccaaaaattATTAGTTCATAAATTTCCACATAAAGGTTTTCCGGATTTACGCTCGGACAGTTCAcgcaaattgaggtaagtaaaaataaggtttttaagGCTAACGTTCCCTGAATAGAGTCTTAATTCACAAGATaaccctttgggtcatcacacctttCCTCGTTGAGCATTCccattcattttattattgttggAATTATTGTACACATCgtagttgagccatgggctatttgttgtgaaaatatcgCATTATGTGTTCCCTCCACGATTTCGTGCTTATtttctacttgccttaattgttttACTTGCATACCTTAGTTGTCCCATGCTTTACTTGCCCTGCTTTTTTCGTAATATTTGTTGCATTTCTTGATTTTTACGTGGTTCCTTTCTTTCCTTGCACTCATACCCTTTGATTGTTGAGATTATTGTAAATTGAGTTTGTGGATTGTttttgttaatttaaattgcttatggatcgggttgcacgccgtaacgggtGAGATAAGGGAGGATTTGATATTGATACGGTAGGATCAGGTTGCATACTGCAACAGATTttatatgttattcttgatattgatatggtgaaataagggaggattgtatttgtacggtgggatcgggttgcgtgtcgcaacggattgtgtgtgtTATATTCATTGTTGTATTATATTAGCTGTCAGTATTTACCATATGAGATTCTGAGGACTGATATTTCTGGACTTACTGAATTCGAGGATTGAGTTGTTTTCATTAGTTTACTACTTTGCCGTCATTTCCTGTTTCCCTTTCCTATTATTACTGTtttggtgaattgattttcaagatGAATTACTATACTGAGTCATTACCTCATACTCTGTTGAGTTGTTAGTaacataacaattttaagtaaaggAATTTTTAAAATTCTTACCTTACGTGACGCTTAAGTTGGAACTCGTCGTTTCATTCAGTACTTTACTATTCTTAATAGTTGtcatattttactttagttgATTTCTCAAATTTTAACTCCTTACCCCATCTGATAATTTTACCTTACTAAAAAATCATTATTATGTTTTATTTcaataaattctatatttaattcggtAACTTATCTAATAATTTGTTTTATTTGAAAATGCTAATTTCtttacccaaatgatttctaaaataaactcattttcttGTTTAATTCCCTACTTTatttcaagatttttattatGATTTATCGTGTATAAATAAAATCTCTCAAACATTTTGTTTAGCAATTGACACAGATACGATGTACATGATAGCACGTGGACTTTGCCATGCGAaagtgaattggaaagaaaaatatagGCACGAGATGCCATATTTGTAAGATTTGAAAGTTGTGACTTATAATTTGAGATTATGAGGAGTGGTACCTCGGTTAATTTTGTTGTAAATTGGGAATTAGGAACAaattgattgattgagttgtcacccgtttctttattactcgttaTTTTGTGTTCCTATTCGTGCGTCAATTATTTTCACTGTTGATTGTAAAATTGTAATCCTTCTGCTGATGGTCTTACATtaatgttctttccattgttagctttaagTTATATCCTGCCAGGTTTACATGCCTGGTaggttgtaacgacccaaccggttgttttgcCATCTAGAACCccatttccctaaataagactccccatatgtgcttttactattttatgacttgcgaggatggttggttcgggatttgaaagggttcggattgaaatcggaacacttagttccttagtttggctttaaaaggccaagtttgatttcagccaatgttttgagtaaacaacctcagaatcgggatttgacgattccaataggttcgtatgatggttttggacttgggcgtatattcggatcgggttttggatgacccgagagcgtttcggcacctaatagtgaaagttagctctttaaaggttttaaagttctttaaatttagtttgaagtaggttttgaagtaattgaggtccgtttggaattcagagcctgggaatagttccgtatggtgatttaagacttgcacgaaaaaattggtatcattccgagtagtctaaatATTATTCGGCGCATTTAGAGCAAattggaaacttgaagttcatatttcgATTCAATTcgattttggggtgcgattcttggttTCCTTATTGATTTACGCATTTCGAGAGTTTGatcaggtccgtattatgtttacagACTTATTGATATATTTAGACACCCAGGTGGCTCGGGTGAGTCTtgaaccacccggagctaagttggaaaaaccagaaattccagttctggtttccttcttcgcgaacgcgacaggtccctcgcgttcgcaatgaaggaAAATGGGAGCTGGGCTAttgcccttcgcattcgcgtgaagggcaacgcgttcgcgaagcctggGAACTTAGGCCTATGCGTTCGTGAAGGCgccctcacgttcgcgtagaagggggTGGGGACCAGTGTAGTTcacccttcgcgttcacgaaggatcCCActcattcgcgaagggtaagtcaGTCAAGCCTTCACGTTCATGAGAcccctatcgcgttcgcgaagggaattTTGTGTCCTGTGAAAAatttgccttcgcgaacgcgaggcacctGTCGCGTTCATGAAGAAGGGGTCAGCAGAGCTGGGCAGAATGCCTTAAAAACGGGGCTCAgccatttttgagcccatttcttccattcttgggcaattttggagcttcttgagaggcgtattcaactagcaacttggaggtaagttaattctaccattgtgagttaaatacatagattatgggtagagtataacatgtaaattgtgaaaatcaagggtttagatgaaaaatctaagttttgacaaaaatgagattttaacccaCTAGTTAGATGAAAAAGCTAGGTTTTGACAAAAATCTAGGTTCCAATTACGCCACCAgtagatccagtagaggatcctatcatCGAAGGGCAGGGTGAGGTGCCCGCAGCAAAGCCGGCTCTAGTGGATTTCATGTTCGCACCAGGatttccaggaggtcatgggccgtatgctgcggttcatggatactatgacttaGGCCGGCTTATTTTtggtagacccagccacatctcaggcgggagggggcgTACAGACTcttaccgcgcaggctcatgggcaggcagtTGCTGTATaccagacccagggtgcactacctatAGGCGGAGCTCGGCTAGTTGCAGCAGCTACACCGGAGACCATACCAGCTGTGGCAGGTGATCCGCACAGGCTACTGGACAAATGGACTAGGCTTCATCCTCCTGCTTTCGGAGGTGAGCGATATGAGGACCCCCAAGATTTTATTGATCCGTGCAGagacaaactgcacaacatgaggatactggAGTCCCACAGGGTAGACTTCACTACTTTTGAGGTGGAGGGCAGGGCCCATATGTGGTGGCAGTCACATCTTCTCGGAAGACCAACAGGTtcacctcccatgacttgggatcagtttacatGCCTCTTCCTGGACAGATACAtaccaccctctcagagggaagaatTGTGGTtccagttcgagcagctccagcagggtcagatgtcagtgactgactatgaggcgaggttctctgagttatctcgccatgcacttatgatagtacctaccgatgcagagagagtgggGAGGTTTATCGCCGGATTGCactctggtattcaggccaccatGGCACGAGAGgtggagatggggacttcttaagagatagttgtagagatagctcggaggattgagggagTCCATTAGCGGAGCCGTGAGAAAGCAGcgagggataagcggtttcgatattcgggagagttcagtggtgccccggctagaagcagaggtcagttcgtgaggggtcagtccagcagacccccttATCCAGCACCGCCACCTCCTCGGGTGCACTAGTGTGACCTTATATCAGtactatgccagagagttcttacagcccaccagctattcaggtcTCCTCCAGTGGATATTCAGGTCATCAGGgacagacttcaggtcagcagtctaTCGTatcgaggggttgtttcgagtgcggggatctcagTCATGTCTGGAGGTTTTGCCCCatgcttcggggtagaccagtgcagcagggtcagcagcccatgctaccggaccagttgctcctcCAGCCGTCCATCCGCCAAAAGGTGGAGGGCAGgtaggtaggggccgtcctagaggtggaggccagcccgATGGGGGCCAGCCAGGTGGCACTcaactaggttctatgctttcccGGCTAGACCAAatgtagtggcctcagatgccgtgatcacaggtactatttctgtctgcggtagaaaggcctcagtattatttgacttagGGTCTACTTAATCCTATGTTTCAtatctgtttgctcatttcctgggtgtttctcgtgaatccttgggtactcatgtttatgtgtccactcctgtgggcgattccgTTGTTGTGGACCAAATCtaccggtcctgcattgttacttttggtggttacgagactagagcggatcttctacTACTTGATATGACCGgctttgagatcatcctgggcatggactggctatccccatatcatgccatcctagattgccatgctaagactgttactttggcaatgccagagttgcctagattggagtggaagggttcaacTACTGGTGCGTCTAGTCGGGTTGTttcctttctgaaggctcgacacatggtcaagAAGGTTTTTTTTGATTATttggcctatgttcgggatattactgcagagactccgacaattgattcagtgcccgtagtccgagagttctccgatgtgtttccttttgatcttccaggcatgccaccagatcgtgatattgatttccgtattgatttggctccaggtacccagcctatatctattccaccgtaccgtatggctccaaaagaattgaaagagttgaaggaacaacttaaggagttgttagcaaaggggttcgtcaggccgagtgtgtcgccttggggcgcaccagtattatttgtgaagaagaaagacgggactatgcgaatgtgtatcgattatagccaattgaacaaaattaccattaagaataagtacctgttgccgcgtattgatgatttgtttgaccagttgcagggtgctagagtattctctaagatcgacttgagatcagggtaccatcagttgaagattcaggattctgaTGTTCCGAAGGCTGCTTTCGGACTatatatggccattatgagtttctggtgatgtccttcggttagACTAACGCCCAGTGGCGTTTATGGATCTggtgaaccgggtgttcaggccatatattgattcatttgtcattatcttcattgatgacattttgatctactcacgtagtatggAGGaccacgagcagcatttgagagtggtgcttcagatgttgcgggaacaaaagctatatgctaagttctccaagtgtgagttttggctaaactCTATaacattcttgggacatattgtGTCAgacgagggtattaaagttgatcccacaaatattgaggcagttcagagttggcaccGTCCCACTtcagcgaccgagatcaggagttttctggggttagcaggttattatcatcggttcgtagagggattttcatctattgcagcacctttgactagattgacccagaagggtgctccgttccgatggtccgatgattgtaaggtgagctttcagaagctcaagacaacactGACTTCCATATCGGTGTTAGTGTTGCATTCCGGTTCAGGGATgcatacagtgtattgcgatgcttcacgcgttggcctgggttgtgtattaatgcaggaggggtgagttattgcatatgcctcacgtcagctgaagccccacgagaagaattacccggtacatgatttggagttagctgcgattgttcacgctcttaagatttggaggcattatctttatggggtgtcttgcgaAGTTTTCACTGAtaatcgcagtttgcagcatttattcattcagagggacctaaatttgaggcagcgcagatgactttgttgatacccaattttttcctcatatttctcaaaaacaaatatatatatatatatatatatatatatatatatatatatatatatatatatatacacatatatatctttcaaaatagtgcatatgcatcatcatttgatttacaagcatatacaagtatttttcataatttttaaaggctttaaataaatatatttctgcattattattattattatataaatatctattaattaccttataaattatttttatgatgcttTTATcttctaaacttatcatttacacccatataaggttttaaatatttttagtgcatttcttataattacatttgcattttttaaggctaaattgcacattttgcaataatagcctatatgcatgtataattacattatttatgcaaaaaaataactttttatatttttataatgttaaataattgtttttaatcatttgcatgcacaaataatattttttttgttatttatctattatttttataaattattatttattaaaattgggtatttaaaatctggcctTAATTTCATAATTAATTTTGGACCTAAACTACCCAAACATAACCCAATCACCCCAAGCCCAACACTATTAGCCCAGTCCCTTACCCATTTAATTAAAATCCGACCCAACCCCTGCTTAAATCTCAGTTGTTGATCAAAAACGATCAACGACTCATAAACGACCCCtcattttccttatatcacccatctcccaaaccctaaccccatttccCCTAATCCTCTGCCTCTCTACTCCCTTCCCTCTGAAGAACCCTAGCCCGCCGCCTCTCCAAAATCCTCCCCTAATCCTGTTCCTAATGGGACTTTCTTCCCATTTACTTACCATTTCGACATATTTCCTTTATTGGTTGATTCTTTAcggtattacttagtacttgcctaaacatggcaagtaccctACTCTGATTCTGTCCTAATCGATCTTCATCTCTTGAATCTGGACGATATTAAGTCTAAACACGTTATTGTGCACTGTGTGAGTCCGATTTGTTCGTATCTTGCTAATTCATACTTAACCCTAAGGTTAGGGTTTACAGATTCTCTTTGATTCGAACCGAAATTGGTTCAAGCTTTAATATTAAGTACTATCTCGTCTATATTCGCCTTATTATGTATGAATCTGTCTATTTCTGCCGATTATTTTTACTTGCcctaaattagggtttcagatcctTTTTATTTGAATCAAATCTGGTTCGGTTATGTGTTTTGTGAATAATATTCATGTCTATGttcattttatacaatatgtgatTCTTGTATTTTCTGCCAATTTTGTGGAGTTtacctaaaaactagggtttcaaaatttttcttctttattgattgtttgaattaattatatttccATATTTATGTGTTTAGTTCCTACACTATTTAAAACCCTTCCCACTCCCCTTTGGTTAAGTTTGAAAAtccttaaaaaaataatataaactaagaCTGTACGTTCTTCATTCTTGAATAAACTTGTTCTGTATTTTTGATTCATggccggttgaaagccaaggccagaaattgcTAAGTTCTTGCTTTGTTTGGTGATACTCACAATACTGTTGGATTTCCTTCTTCCTTGCTTCATATTAACTGGTTAGTTATCATATCTCTGTCATTTCATTCTGATTATTTGTTTAATGTGCTACTTCAATTAGACTATGTTACCCTAAATGCTATTACATTTGTAGTTTGAGACATGCTTAAATCTACTTTGAGTTTGTTAGTTCGATTCTGCTTAACCCATATGTCACTAATAGCAATCTCTTGAAGTTTAAGTTTGTTATTATCTTGCTTTTTGAACATGTTCTCATATCTCCTGCTATAGAATAGTTAACTAGGTATAGATGTCTTCCTTAATAGGATAACAAGTCTGTTTCTGAGTGCATCATAATGTGGCCTGTTTGactttgtttttattatattttgataCCCCTAGTAACTGCCCCAATTAGTTCCTAACATGTCATGATCTGTTGCTAATTGATTTCTTCTTATGACACTAGTTTCTGCACTTAACTTAATCTGGATCTTCCTTTATCATTATAAATCTGTCTTATGACTTGTCTTGTTAGCATGTGATTGAGTTTATTTACTGAAACTTGACTAAGTCTGCCTAGGTTCAAGCATGCCTGTTATTTGTGTGTATATGCTCAATTTGGATTCTATCCTTCAGTGAAATACCTTGACTCCATTATATTTCTTTACTATCTGGTCCTTCTTAattcttattcttagccggctgaaagtcaAGGCTATTTAggttatgtcctttgacctccctagtgtgagcattgCTCAGGGTTCATATGAGACCCTTGCgaactctaacacactaggaCCTGGTCCCTAATCTTTCCCTGAATTATTTTtgatcaacctccctagtgtgagcactgccctgggttcttgaagcccttgggaactctgacacactaggatctTGGGTTTTGTATGCTCAGCCTTGATATATGTACACTGGATGAATCACTCAACAATTGGCTATTTATTTTTGGAGTTGTTGAAGGCCTGGCCTGTCTAGGTATATTTGGTCCTgttgtaggctccctatagttatatttattctGTAATTTACTACATTTAAttctgggtctgtaataattattgtaataacaattctggggtgttagtgaaattggtTACACTTGCAACAAAGTTGGGCAGAAATCCTACCTATAGGTTCGATACTGTGTTTTTAATTGTTGTATGCTAGAAGTCATGTCTATAGGTACTTTATTATGTTCAGTCATCATATGCTAGCAGCCATGCCCATAGGTTTAATGCTTGGTTCAATCATGTTCTGTTAGAGACCATGCTTATAGGAAATGATGTGATTCAATATGTGTGCAAAATCCTATTTACATTCTGTTCTGTTCACAATttatagaaaccatgcctataggatctaaaactgGATCAAATtgtagaaagcatgtctataggtcTGAATCTGTTTAATTATCATTTTTGCCCGTTGATTTTACACTGTGCTGTTACTCTcattagaaaacatgcctataggattaaaaTAAGTAATTCTGGATATGTTTCTGTGATTACCACTATTTATTACCACGTGAAACACCTAGATATCATGCTGGTAGGCTTAATCGTATTATGCTTAAATCAGTAGGCAAACTTACGTAGGTCCTGGCAATTGTATTAAGAAACTGGTTTTTGCGCACAACTGTCTGATCATTCGTTCAGTATCAcgtagagatcctgcctataggattctgcaaATTAGTTATAATCTGTCAGCATTAATCAGTTTGGCGTACATTTGCTGTCTAAATGCGGAGGCTAATTTAAGCCCATGCTTGCTTATATTTGAAAGTCCTAAACTATTTTTGTATGTCGCTTAGTATTTTCcgttttgagcagcctaagttaaagtctagaaccaccctgaaatagaggtccaaatgcctcctggaccataggcatgggacgggtagtgcacacatagggtacgacttagaattaaatagagcgctttaggtaaataacttaaagatagtaatcgggtagcaggagatgatagtctgtgcccgctgaataatatgagtaacaccccatcttgagggagttacgaagtattatctatgttgcacggggtgatcctttagtcTAAAAAATTTAGGACCCCCCCAACTTCTGTTTAAGGTAATTCGTTTATTGCACTTGTCCAAACTGTTTCctttctcttagactaattcatataattcgagttcggccaGGACCCatcgttgtggacctcgaggagtgcccaACACTTTCTCCTCAagataatttgagcccttacccgatctttgatgaTGCAAGCTAGTAAACCCGAGTCATtggcaaataggtgccctaacgcaccttaatccgttaggtggcgactctatcTTTTAATACCCTTCCTTataaagagttgtcacgtgtcgaaatccgatttcgcgagaaaaaggggcgcgacagcatggcaactctgctggggatatccttaggctcttaccataatgaacttagTCTGTGTGAATTAGTCTCCCTCGATAAGcgtgtctttattattttatg from Nicotiana tomentosiformis chromosome 11, ASM39032v3, whole genome shotgun sequence encodes:
- the LOC138902051 gene encoding uncharacterized protein, yielding MANVLERETQKEMYNPATSQAGGGVQTLTAQAHGQAVAVYQTQGALPIGGARLVAAATPETIPAVAGDPHRLLDKWTRLHPPAFGGERYEDPQDFIDPCRDKLHNMRILESHRVDFTTFEVEGRAHMWWQSHLLGRPTGSPPMTWDQFTCLFLDRYIPPSQREELWFQFEQLQQGQMSVTDYEARFSELSRHALMIVPTDAERVGRFIAGLHSGIQATMAREVEMGTS